Part of the Pseudodesulfovibrio mercurii genome is shown below.
CCGTACCCGGCGCAGGCTCTCCCTGGCCGCCGTGTTCGCGGCCGCCGCCCCCCTGCTCGGCCTGCTCGGCACGGTCACGGGCATGATCGAGACCTTCGACGGCGTGGCCCGCTTCGGCTCGGCCTCGCCCCAGGTCCTGTCCTCGGGCATCAGCCAGGCCATGATCTCCACCCAGACCGGCCTGGTGGTGGCCGTGCCCGGCCTCATCGCCGTGTATTTCCTGCGCCGCCGCGCCCTGCGCCTGCACATCCGCCCGGAACGCGCACGCCCCGCCGTCCACGCCGTGACCGGAGGCGTCGCGCCATGAGAATCCTGCGCCGCGCCCAACGCGACGAGTCCGTGGACATCAACGTCGCCCCCATGGTGGACATGATCTTCATCCTGCTCATCTTCTTCCTGGCCACGGCCAGCTTCGTGCGCGAGAGCGGTGTGGACGTGCAGCGGCCTGCGGCGGCCAGCGCCGAGACCTCGGCGGACGAGGCCCTGATTATCGGGGTCACCGCCCAGGGCGCGCTGTCCATCGAGGGCGAGCGGCTGGACATCCGGGCCCTGCGCCCGCGCATGGAGCGGTTCGTGGCCGAACGCCCGGGCGGGCCCGTGGTCGTGGTCGCGGACCGGGACTGCCCCACGGGCATCACCGTGCGCGTGCTCGACGCCTGCCGTCTGGCCGGGGTGCGCTCGGTCAGCCTGGGGGCGCGGGCCGTGAAGGACGGATACGCTCCGGCCGGGGCGGCCCCATGACCATGGGCAAGCCGCTGATCGCCCTGACGGGCGCGACGGCCGTGACCCTGGCCTTCTGCCTGCTCATCCCCCTGCTCGGCACGGTGCGCCACGCGGACGCCCCCATACTCCGGGACGACCCCGTGCCCGTGGCGGCCATGCCGCCCGAGACAAGACATCCGACCGAGGCGGGCGCGCCGGGCAGCATGGCCCGCGCCCTGCCGAGCGCGCCCCGGACACCGGCCGCGCCCCTGACCCTGCCAGCCTTGCAGGGACCGTCCGACATGCCCCTCCCGGCCCTGGAAGGGGAGCCCGAGTCCCTGGGATTGTCCATGAACGCGCCCGAGGGGCCTGGAGCCGTGCCCGCCGGGCCGGGCGACCCCGTCTTCGACCAGCCGCCGCGCGTGCTGACCCGGCTGGACCCGTACTATCCGGCGTCCGCCCGGCGCACCGGCACCCAGGGCCACGTCCTGGTCCGGGCCCTGGTGGACGAATACGGCCGGGTGACCGAGACCGAGGTGGTCGAGTCCGAACCGGCGGGCGTGTTCGACGAGGCGGCCCTCAAGGCCGTGCGCGGCTGGACCTTTGCCCCGGCCCGGCGCCGGGGAGAGCCCGTGGCCGTGCGCATCGACATCCCCATACGCTTCAGGCTGGACCGATGACCCGCCCCCGCCGCCACGCCGCCCTCACGCCTTTCGCCCTGGCCCTGGTCCTGTGCCTGGGCCTCGCCCTGGGCCTGCCCGGTCCGGCCCGGGCGGGCCGCGCGCGGGACGACCGCCTGGGCCCGGCACAGTATGCCGCCGTGACCGAGGCGCGGGAGCTGATGGAACAGGGCGACCCGGCCGGAGCGGCGCAGCGGCTCCTGCCCGTGGCCGACGAGGCGCGCCCGCCCCTGGTGGTCCTCGACCACCTGGCCTGGGCCCAGGAGCGGGCCGGTGCCCATGACGCGGCCCTGGTCACCTACCGCAGGGCCGCCGGTCTCTACCCGAACGACCCCGGCACGGCGCGCAACCTGGGCATCCTGCTGTTCAACCGCCAGCGGTTCGCCGAGGCGGCCCCGGCCCTGGAACGGGCCTACGGCCTGCAACCCGAGGAGGGGCGCGAGCCCACCCTGCTGGCCATGGCCGGATCGGCCCAGGCCCGCATGCACCGCTTCCCCCAGGCCCTTGGCCTGCTGGACCGCGCCGAGACCACCGAGCCCGCCGCGCCCGTGTCCTGGACCGCCATGTCCGCCTACTGCTGCCTGCGACTGGACAGAACGGACGCGGCCCTGGCCCGCTGCCGCGCCTGCGCCCGACGCCATCCCCGCGACCCGGCGGCCTGGTCCCTGCTCGGCCGGGTCCTGGCCCGCCACGGCGACCCGCTCGCGGCCGCGTCCGCCCTGGAGACCGCCCGCGCCCTGCGCCCCGACGGCCGGGCCGCGCCGGACGAATACCGTGAGCTGGCCGCCCTGTACGCCCTGGGCCACGCCCACGCCGAGGCGGCCCGCTGCCTGGCCGCCGCCGACGAGCCCGGCACAACCCTGCGCCGGGCCGAACTGCTCCGCCTGAACGGCCGGAACCGGGAGGCCCTGGAAGCCCTGGACCGGTTCGACCGGGAGCGGGCCGCAAACACCGCAACCGGCCCGACCGTCACCCCCGAGGACGTCCTGCGGGCCGC
Proteins encoded:
- a CDS encoding energy transducer TonB, which encodes MTMGKPLIALTGATAVTLAFCLLIPLLGTVRHADAPILRDDPVPVAAMPPETRHPTEAGAPGSMARALPSAPRTPAAPLTLPALQGPSDMPLPALEGEPESLGLSMNAPEGPGAVPAGPGDPVFDQPPRVLTRLDPYYPASARRTGTQGHVLVRALVDEYGRVTETEVVESEPAGVFDEAALKAVRGWTFAPARRRGEPVAVRIDIPIRFRLDR
- a CDS encoding ExbD/TolR family protein, which encodes MRILRRAQRDESVDINVAPMVDMIFILLIFFLATASFVRESGVDVQRPAAASAETSADEALIIGVTAQGALSIEGERLDIRALRPRMERFVAERPGGPVVVVADRDCPTGITVRVLDACRLAGVRSVSLGARAVKDGYAPAGAAP
- a CDS encoding MotA/TolQ/ExbB proton channel family protein produces the protein MTGLLRTVLDFVHAGGATMAPLLLCCLAMWYLILRAWLDLLPASAGGLRAELEQTFARLCPGPGPGDADLADALAEGVRARTRRRLSLAAVFAAAAPLLGLLGTVTGMIETFDGVARFGSASPQVLSSGISQAMISTQTGLVVAVPGLIAVYFLRRRALRLHIRPERARPAVHAVTGGVAP
- a CDS encoding tetratricopeptide repeat protein, coding for MTRPRRHAALTPFALALVLCLGLALGLPGPARAGRARDDRLGPAQYAAVTEARELMEQGDPAGAAQRLLPVADEARPPLVVLDHLAWAQERAGAHDAALVTYRRAAGLYPNDPGTARNLGILLFNRQRFAEAAPALERAYGLQPEEGREPTLLAMAGSAQARMHRFPQALGLLDRAETTEPAAPVSWTAMSAYCCLRLDRTDAALARCRACARRHPRDPAAWSLLGRVLARHGDPLAAASALETARALRPDGRAAPDEYRELAALYALGHAHAEAARCLAAADEPGTTLRRAELLRLNGRNREALEALDRFDRERAANTATGPTVTPEDVLRAALLRGRILRDLGRTGEAVDGLLASARPPAADPGRTVQRLRGALLLLAGELRWGEGDWTGAARIFDDLAAVPGYADTGASLAEGMRAMVREAALAPAPLSPSSLTAAP